DNA from Tsuneonella dongtanensis:
CCCTCAAGCTGTTTCTGCGCGAAGAAACGAGCGACCACGCGGTCGAAAGCCTGCACCACGGCCGCGCCGATTGCGTGCTGCTCGCCCTGCCCTTCGCGACCGGCGAGGTCGAAAGCGCACACATCGCGGACGACCGGCTGTTCGTCGCCTTTCCCAAGAACGACCCGCGCGATCCCCCGGCGGAGATTCCGCCGTCGATGATCGACGAGGGCCGCCTGCTGCTGCTCGAAGACGGCCACTGCCTGCGCGACCACGCGCTGGCCGCCTGCAACCGCCCCGAGCTGCGCGCCAGCGCAACGATGATCGGCACGTCGCTCCACACGCTGGTGCAGATGGTCGACAACGGCCTCGGCCTGACGATGCTGCCCGAAATGGCGATCGACGCGGGCATCCTCCACGAAACCGAGGTCGTCGCACGCCCTCTGAAGGGCAAGGCACCCACCCGCGAGATCGCGCTGATCTGGCGCAAGAATTCGCCGCGAGCGGACGAGTTCAGGCTGTTGGCGGAAGAGCTGCGGGCGGGATAGCAGGGGTGATTGGTTGCGACCCCTCAGCGTTCACATAGCGAGATTCGACCCGATTTTTACGGATTGCGCGCCTCGGGTGCAGAGTTTGACGCATGTGCGGTGCGGAAATGGTCGGCGAGCGCTAGT
Protein-coding regions in this window:
- a CDS encoding hydrogen peroxide-inducible genes activator, coding for MTTYLPTIKQLQYLVALHEHGHFGRAADASFVSQSTLSAGLRELESLLGVTLVERSRRVVRFTPLGEQVVAKAHRLLREAEEISELVQASGKPLAGELRMSVIPTIAPFLLPRILPRLRRERPSLKLFLREETSDHAVESLHHGRADCVLLALPFATGEVESAHIADDRLFVAFPKNDPRDPPAEIPPSMIDEGRLLLLEDGHCLRDHALAACNRPELRASATMIGTSLHTLVQMVDNGLGLTMLPEMAIDAGILHETEVVARPLKGKAPTREIALIWRKNSPRADEFRLLAEELRAG